A region of the Epinephelus fuscoguttatus linkage group LG22, E.fuscoguttatus.final_Chr_v1 genome:
GGATGCAAAATCCTTCGAAAAATCATCAAAATTTAGAGATGAAAATCTGTCTGTAAAAATTTGATTCTTGCTCAAAACGACAAAAAATAACTgcatacaatttttttttagagctAAAATCCTAAGAACAAACTGAGAATTTAAAGATTAAatcttcacctttttttttctctctcaattTAAACTGAGAACATTTTTCGCAAAGTTCACAGTGTCTTCCCTATCTAGAGGAGGATCAGGCCCAAAACTtacaatagaaataaaaaatgaaaaagattaAGGTCTACAAATTCCACCTTTATACAGAGACGTTCATTTTAGCTCACATCTTCtctttaatgtgattttaaattattttgtgaTTGACTTTTCTCAATCAAGTCGTCTCGGGTGTATCCAGAGGAGGATTTTTGGTGCCAGAGTCCattgaataaagaataaagtcTCAAAATTTcccattttttccttttgtgatgttggaaacaaaatattttacaatGACACTGTTTTGTTGAACAACTTTAGGTAATTATCTTGTGATAGTTGGAAGAAACAAAACTTAATGACCTCCATCTTCTCTGGTTTTATGAGAACAGCAGATTTGGACATAAACACAAGCGATCAACAAGCCCCGCCCCCAACGCACAGACTAATCAGATCCACTCTGCACtagttaaaaaattaaaaaacaaagttgcTGCAGGTCTTTCCAGAGCCGCTTAAGAAAATGAAACCCAGTGGTGATACAGTTTCTGTCCATTGATCTCAGTGGAGCCGACAGTCTGGACTCCTCACAGGGACGTAAGGCACTTTGGACGCTCCGTCCTCTAACTGCAGAGATCGCCTCAAATTCAAgaataaacagacaaacaacataaaCCGCTCGACTTCCTGACGCTCTACATGAAGCTAACAACAGAGGAGAGAAGTGGCGTCACTCCTTTAGTACGCCGGAGGGTTATGCAGCTCCTGGTATTTGGGAGGAGGAGTGGCGAAGATGGCGGGGACGGACAGCAGGACGGTGGGTCTGTCGGGGTGACGCATCTGGTGGATGATGATGGAGGACAGGATCATGCCCAGCAGCTGGAGGGAGACACAGGAGGGTGAGTTTACATCAGTCTTTGTGTTcgtacagacacacatgcagtattattttattcatttacaagaggaccagatcaaagcggctcttgattggtcagaatttccatgtggggaaaaaaccaggaagtaaagcaaacgttgaagaagagtacacttgcaaggtaaatgtgacactttctaatgtcacaatggagggacaactacgcaggttgattttagcgctgctcatcgtggactatattgctgtcattgttcattttatgaaaacagctgtttggaaaaacctcatttgaactcagtttttagcctcattgtagcctgtagctctgactgcctctctgggcaccgcgctcacatgtaaaaacatagctcaaatgaggtttttccaaacaactatttatgtcggggcttcaggacacttggatcactacggacgagcagtatggagatattttgtggtttcaatgatgtgtttttggacgtttgaatctggggcgccgtcagcctccattaggtggagttgtgttgctacctcctctccccttggatctctgcaagtgatgtgaggactctaaaacttcacctgagcctccctcggcatatgggtgagtagataatggctgcattttcatttttgggtgcactatccctttaactccAAGTATAGAGTAAAGACAGTTTCAGGTTCAGCGGTAGGTTTTTCTAACATCAGACATGACTCATTTTgtcaaaaagaaattaaaagacagataaattaaattagatttaaaaaaaaaaaaaaacttttatgtcCATTAACAAGTAAAGTCATCACTGATGTAAAAACATCCTGGCTCCACACATGCACCTTAAATGTTTATCTGGTttgtctggtgggtttggtgacggtgatttcagggctgtttctagttaaacaaaaaggatcttcctctttaacacaaagctctatctctgtagggatcccttcataatgttgtcagacacttagaacaACAGTCTGaatctgtcagtggcaaaaacatataataaataaataaatataaaataaatgctgaTTAAATCTTACCGCCAGGATGGCCAGAGTGAAGCAGACTCCAATCATGACGTCAGCGACCAGCAGGATGTAGTAGCTGATGATGGGGAAGCAGCTCTGAAGACGGGAGGAGAGAAAAGGTCAGGTTGTGTTTCACAGGTCAAATAATCAGCTGATAATTTGTGTCAGtatgtttgtttagtttgttcAACTCAAGTTTTGGCTCCACTCACCTGGCTGTAGACATAATCCCTCTGCAGTGTGACCTGAAGGAGaccatagaagaagaagaaaacgtTAGTAACCTGAAGTTTAAGAGCACGATTCAGAACGATGAGGTGAATGTTTTAAACTCACTCTGTATCTGACTGCCTCACACTTTCCCTCCATCTGCTCCTCCTGGTTGCACATACAGGAGTCGGGGATGTTGTCCTCCCAGTCCTTGTAACTGAACAGACCGCAGCAGTGCAGCTAAaacaccagagaagaagaaacaggagggTTATTAATCCTGCCTCTATCACAGGCAAGAAATGATGCGAGTCAAGGGCGCCGACTGATATTCAATTAATCGTTACAGCTGAATTTAACAGCAAAAAGTCCCAAAAATTTGACGGCTGTGGGTTCGCAAACGTGACAATTTGCAGATTTCTCGCTCTCTTTTTGACGCAAAGTGAATATTTTAGACAATTGTTCAAACAAGGAAAAAGAAATCTGATAATTCACTTTGGGCTGGAGGCGGCGTCACTTTTATTAACGAAATCTATGACTGCATATGTTCATCAACGACCTTTTTTCCATACTGAGACGATGATGAGACGACATTGGCGACTGATCATATCGACCACCAgcataaagagacctggataaaGCTCTGAAGCCATGCacgctacttcctgtttagcgcTCTGCTACTGGAATGGAGATGAAGTTCTATAATCTTGTGGCTCTTCTtaactttccaaatgttatcagactcaATCGATCAAATCCTGATCGTGAAACAAGTTGTTTTGCGGGGGTggtgatgctaaaaaaaaaaaataataaaaaaaagtatccactgatttacagacgtctatTTTGGTCATGTGGGTCATAGGAAAAAGTCAGGTGATGGTGTgtctgtttggccactacgaaaattggcttcaatgCCCGGCGCACTTCCTGGCGGCCTCATATCAACATGGAATATTGTTGACAAAAAAGACaagactaaaacaaaaaaaaattcttaaataaaatctgtattttcatcgtcaaaaaagaaaaataaaatcattaaattaTACGAAACTGTGGAGGTCGCATTTTGTATTATTCCTTATCTTATAATAAAACAgttgtgtgtgagctgtgtgaAAGAAGGACAGTGGTTTATCTAGTCTGTGGTGAGTTTCCACCTGCTCAACCGGCGTCCATCTTGAATATTAAATCCATACTGACAAAGTGTGAACAAAACACGACAGGTCAGAAAAGCCTGAAATTTTTGATATCAACTTTCAGAAACGATTTTATTTTAGgtgttattaatatttttgacCCTGTGCACAAAAAGAAGGAGCTCGTTGAAAGTCGACTGCACCAAATCTTAGAAGGAAATCTGTGTAACATTGTGAGacttaaaggagctgtgtgtgacattcagagcatgaatataaagataaagtggagtaatggcatcctgaacAGAGAATGaactccctctgtctgtctgtgtgtgtgtgtgtgtgtgtgtgtgtgctgtaaactGAGCTGCTCAGTGGTTTGTTGTGTTGAGCCGGTCCGGTGAGGCGTACTGAATTCATACAACAGTTACCGCTAATATCTGGACAGCGCTGTCGTGGAAGTGTAGGGCCGAACCTCCAGTTCCCCCGTTTGACACAGTTAGCTCTATTTATGGAGTTACCACTGTTAGATGTTAGCTGACCAGATTTGATTCATCTTTTACTGAGAGAAAAAATGACAACCTAAATGTGAACATGACCCCTGTCCTCCACTATGTGATAAAATAGTTCCTCTTTCTTTGGCTTTTCGGTTAATATTTTACCCGTTTCCTGACAAACGTGAAAGCCACAGGACAAAGCGTGTTCCTCTTTAAAAACAAGAAGTGAGGAATAATGAAAGCTGCGGTGGGAACCGCCGCTGGCTTGTGCGGATATGACAAGTCATTTGCGTGTTAGTAAAATCATCCACTCCTCCCTCACTGCACTTGACATTTCTGCCCGACGACACACCTGGCCGTCAGCCAGCCAATCAGGCAGGTTTTTGGAACAACCCAGTGCCACTGCCACGGGTCAGGACGGCACGAACTCCAAATTTTTATGTCAGGTTCATCTGCAAATTAATGTCCAGATGAATCGATTTATCAACAAAACATCACGTGTGTGTCTTACCCCTTTCTGCAGTTCCTCAACCAGGGTCTTCACGTCTTCTGAAGCCTGGTCCAGAGGCAGATTTTCGCGAGCCCTTGTCTCCATGATGCCCTCCAGCTGCAAACACAAACGCAGTCATTATTGGtacgttttattaatttaacatGTAAAGACCTTAGTGTCTGAAAAAAACTCGGGAGTCGACTAGAAGCATCAGGGTCGTTACCTCGGGACGGATGGCAGCAGTGGGGATACCAACTCGGAGCATCAGCAGAGTTCCAATAACCATGCACACCAGGAACTGTggataaaaacaggaaaagaccGTCAGCACAGAAGTTTTTAAGGAAGGAAAATGAGTCATGACGGTGTTTCTGCAGGTTCGAATGGAGCTGTACGCTTTGTTAGAAAATCTCTTAAATCTAAATGAagtctttttaaaaagcagctttCAGTTTTCAGAGTCAAAACAACCTTTTTTTAGGTCACTGAGGAGAAATTAAGTGTTGGACGGAAACAAACCTGCAGCTCCCTGTAAACCACACTCACAATAACAGGAagtgaaagacagagaaaccACACAAGttgagaaagtttctctgtAGACTTCAGTCTGTTTGCAGTTACTGCAAACTGGTTTTCCGATCAGACGCCACAGATGACGTAAATCTGGAattgtttttcaacaaattcATCGATGATTCACCGTATCAGATTTTGAAATAAACCTCACATCCTCTTCTATCCTGAAGTTTCATCACTCTGTGCAGTCCATGTTTCAGCTGGTCTTTGAACTCACCACGATCAGAGACACTTTGCTCTCCCTGTGGGCCCCGTAGGCTCCCAGGATGGCGATCACCATGGTGATGGCGCCCACGACATAGAGGCCGATGAGGCCGGATGTCCGACCCTCCAGCTgcaggcagagaggaagagattaACAGGTTaatcttttgtttatttgttctttAAAACAATAAACTATTTTGTAAATTCCATGTGAACAGTGTTTGTTCTTACTCCGACTCCCTCGCCTCCATGAATATTTGTGAGGACCTGAATCAGCAGAGCGAACGCGATGATGAGACCGCCAATAAtctgaaagaaagacaaaacagagtTTGATCAGATCCAGAgactaaaacaacaacagtacaatCACATTAATGTGGTGACGGAATAATTGGGAAAATGACGGAGAAAATTCACAGTAACGCTCCCTCAACTTGGAACGACTCAGAAAGTCGCTGTAAATTTACACACACGACTTGCTGACCTTGACTTCCTGTACTCAGAAACATGACAGATGAAGGTAAATGTTTGGTTGACAGagacattattattatctcaCATATTACATAAAGTTTTTGCTCTGGTTATTTGATAAACAGTATGAGGCAGTGGTGGGACCAagttattgttttgcaagtcacgaGTCTTATCGCACTGGGTCCAacagtttgctttcactcgcctctgcagcagctgctcctctcatccatcagtgtgatctgatcagctctgatcataTTGACTGATCAATTATCTTCGCTGCGATTCAAActcaacaaactgctgctgaggaaaaaatgaTCTCATTAAGAGTTCCTGCTCACAGACCTGCGAAAACCTCTAAATTTAGAGAGGGGACGCagaatgagaaaataataaatgaatttcCCCACTCCTAAAGTTTCAAGTCGCTCTCCACCAAATataattttaacaacagagtaataatatgCTTAATgtacaaaatcatgaatgctttttaaaatttgtatttatttgtctgAACGAGTTTGCTGGACGTTTTTGCATCTCTGTAATTTCCCACCTGCGCATTCTGCAGGCTGCAATTTGTAGAGTGACCTGGATTAATAAGTTATTCATTAGCATTAACCCTGATAAAACATTAGTGAATGTCCTGGTGCATCAACAAGTCAGGGACAAAAATCACTTTGTAATGTGAAGCTTTAAACCAGAGGAGCtattaatgtgtttaaaagCTCTGAACGGTAAAATACAACACGTCATCTTTGTAgcgtccatgttgtttccacattacgaCTTAAACGCTCTTGAAAACAACCAGGGCTGCAGCTactgattattttcactgtggaaTAATCTGTCGACCATTTCCTCAATTATTTGGTCTCCAAGatgtcagaaaattgtgaaaaatgtcgGTCAGTGTTTCCCAGAGCCGAAAttgacgtcctcaaatgtcttgttttagccacaacccaaagatattcagtttactgtcacagatgtgtaaagaaaccagaaaatattcacatttaagaagccgGAATCTGAGAATTTTGACTTCTTTTCTTAAAGATTAGTTGATGATTTATTCAGTAGCTGACAACTAATGGATTAATAGTTGCAGCACTCAGCACAACAAAGTCGGAAGAACTGCTTCCTGACTCAGGAAATGGGGCCATGAGGAGCATGGAATCCactaaaaaaagcaaaaacacacaaaaagtacCACGTCACCGCGACAAAGTTAAAGTCCATCAGAAGCACAGCCTGTGTCAGTGATCACAAGATAAACCAAAGGGTGGTGGGACCAGGTTACACTAAATTAGGCTAAATTAGGGGATCATTTTACATCTTTGGGCTTTTAAAAGTTATTCAGATAAAGCAGAAATATAGCATTTACTGTAACTTTGGTTGGTCTGTTGATGGGCCAGTTAATCTATTCGTCCATATATAGAGAATAagtcatttttaatgtaaaacaatCCCAAAATATACTTGATTAAGTGTCTCAAATGCGAAAATCTGCTTCTCATTCTTGGCTTGACATGCTCGTGAATAGTATATTTGGGAATTTGTCCCTGTTAGTTGGAAAAAAGATATTTACTGACATTGAGGCAACTGTATCTGTACACTAATCGATTGTAAAGATAAATGTTAGCTGCGGCCTTTACTGAAGGTGTAACGACTGACCTCTCTGTCTTACTGAAgattagggctgcaaccaaCAATTAGTTTCATAAGTGATTAATCTGCTTGAATAACTGTTTTGTATCTGCACATTAACTCAGTCAAACCTGTCTCTAAATGTCAAACAATGCCCTGACGGAGGCCAACATTCATATGAGCAGGTAAGCAGAACAATGAGCCCACAGAGAGGATCAAAGCCCAGATAAGATTCAGCCTGACCTGGTTTCATGAGGACAAACTCTCAACAGGCCGACCAGAGTTACTGTAAATGAACACCAGGGGCTTTTATTGTGGAAAGAAAGGGTCTAAACTGAAGCTTTCAGTGgaacaaaacagctgcaaactatTAAACGTAATTGATGTTTTGCCTTCAGAGTGACTGGAAACaggcagagaaacaaacagaacGGAAACCAAAGCAACAAAACTCTCAACCAAAAACAGACGGCTTATAAAGGAAAGAAAACCCAtctgaaactgtttttcttcAATCTTTCATAAATGTTCAAACTGGCTGCAGTTGTCTTAAATCACTGTAAATTGAATAACTTTGAATTACTGGACAAAAACAGAGACATTCAAAGACATCTCCTTGGACAAGTTTCATCTAACCTTTTTTTccactacattttttttaactgtactCTTCTGCTTCACTTTTTCTCTTACCAAAAGACCACAAACATATTAAATTACCCAgcaatgctaaaataacacaatAAAGCTTGGAAAATTATGCTAAAAACCAACCAACAAACAGTAATATACAAAAAAAGCAACACAACATAATCTCCAACATGAAACCAACGATACAAAAACGTTAAATGTTTGAATCTGCTTCAGTTTTTCTTGCCTTAAATCACTGTGAATTGAATAACGTTAAATTATTAGACaccaacaaacaagcaaacaaacaaacgagaCATTTGAGGACACCTCCTTGGATTAATCACAATTAGCCTTTTTCCCCACCACCTTTTTGCTAAGACTACAAACATATTAAATTACCCACCAATGcttaaaataacacaataaagctaggaaaaatatttctgtgaaaaacaaacaaacaaaacacattaaaaaaaacataatttcataCAAAAACCTGCACACAAATTGTGTAAACAATACAGTAAACTTAAAAACACTACATTTTACCAACTAATAAtcattaataaatacataatggCCAAACAGTGTTGATCCaacttaatttttaaaaaacatttcaacttAATTTGCCCACACCTGTCTGTAAGGCATGTATCTGTTTCTCATTACTGGCGATGActatgcacatttttatttttcacaaacacatttacactgaAACCAACACAATAAACTGTAATGTACATGTTTGtcaatgaagaagaagaagaagaagcataTTTTACACTAATAATAGGTTTGTTTAACTTTTCTAAGCTTCTGTTTGAAGTCACAGACGAAGTTTAACATAAATTAGCACCCAAACACggctgtttgtcatttttaacaTTATACCTGAGCACACCTGCTCATTTAtgtattaaaatacatttagttGCTGTAATTAGTGTTAAAAAGTTGTCTTTAACCCGAGCAGCCCCACACAGCCTGACATCCACTACGCACTTTATATTCCCAGATATCAGAGTGAACGGGAAGAGCAGAGGCCGCCATTTTGACTTACCGCAAAGAGGATGTTGAAGGCGGTGAAGATGTGTTTGAGGCAGGTGTTGACCTGAGCCATGTTTGCAggcgaaaacacaacaaaattacACAAATGTTCTGAAACACACTGAAGCTCCGACAGCCGGGAGGTGAAGTGATGGCGGAGCGGGAGGGTGAGCTGGTTTTAAGAGGCGGGGAGAGGCGGGGGCTGGGGGGAGCCTTCCAGTAAATGACACGAGGAGGCGCCGCTGGGATGTCTGATATGGAGACATCCGGAGAAAGAGGagtgcagagagggagaggcttCGTTCCGGGAAGACACATGGAAAATTCCCGTTCATGTGAAGCTGTGAGAGGAGCTGGAGGGAATCTGAGGTcgctgcactcacacactgtttGGGATCGGAGAGAGAGGCAGGCGGTGCTGCGTCCAGACATGATTCCACTGAAAATCCCAGATACAGGAAATTACTGAGTCTCACTTTCTGTAAACTCTCTAAAAACCAGAAGAAAATACTCATGAAAAATATGTCACCAGCAAGTGGCaagacagtaataataatatcaatcaatcaaactttatttatttagcaccTTCCATACAAAAATAATGCAACACAAAGCCTTCACacaatacagacaaaaacaatacCCCTGTCCTCCTGAAATTATAACAGCACTCAAGAcaaaaagcacaaaacaaaacaggaactGAGGAAATCGAGGAAACACCAGTGGCAGGATAAAAGCTCAAAACTGAAACTATTTTGTGGCTGACAATAAATACGTAAATACAcaggttaaaataaattaataagtgACAAAATACAGTATGCCAGCTTAAagagagataaataaataaataaataaataaataaatacacaataatcataaatacaaatgtaaaaagataaaatataattaaaaaaaaaaaaaaagacagttcaATTAAAAGTCAGGCTAAAAAGGTAGGTCTTGAGTCTGCTTTTAAAAGCATCAACACTCTCCtcaggcaggctgttccacagccGTGGGCCGTAGTTATGAAATGAAGTAAAACAACATCATCCCCagaatatgtatatatatacacaaactgtccatacaaacacatgcatacacatctatacgcatacatacacataaaaaGGCTTCACATATGtacatacatgcacatatactcatacacacacctatATGCGCACATACACACCTTCAATGTTATATAAATGCCAATCTGTGCAGGTGGGTCtttaacaattttttaaacTGAGGAACTGACTCAGCTGATTTGATGTTAAAGTTTAGGGGAAGTGTGTTCTGTAACTTTTTGTGCTAACATAGTAAAAGCATGATCACCCTTTGTCATATGTCTCGACCGTGGGACCTTCAACATTTGGTTTTCTGACCTGAGGGATCAGACAGAACAGATGCATAGTTAGGACATATAAAGAGAGAGTTACAGTAGTCAAGGTGTGAGAAAATGAAGGAATGGATAAGTtgttcaaatatgtttttagaGAGTACTGGTTGGATCTTGGCATTATTTCTGATAgggccaaaataaaataataaaaaagggcCAAGGACTGAGCCCTGTGGGACACCACATGACATCAGAGctgttgattatattttaaatatataatgataTTATAACATTCAGATATACTCACAGTGATCCCACTGTATTGATGAGGCCTGATAAAATGCTACATCACTGGAGACTGTGatttttctttgtaaaatgttttataattttataAATAGTTAACCTCCTACAAGGTTGTGGTAAATAGGCCGAATCACAATAGCCcagtttatttatctttttaaagactgaattatttttatattttgtttagttatAGGAAAAGTGCACAGATG
Encoded here:
- the LOC125882945 gene encoding CD63 antigen-like isoform X2, whose protein sequence is MAQVNTCLKHIFTAFNILFAIIGGLIIAFALLIQVLTNIHGGEGVGLEGRTSGLIGLYVVGAITMVIAILGAYGAHRESKVSLIVFLVCMVIGTLLMLRVGIPTAAIRPELEGIMETRARENLPLDQASEDVKTLVEELQKGLHCCGLFSYKDWEDNIPDSCMCNQEEQMEGKCEAVRYRVTLQRDYVYSQSCFPIISYYILLVADVMIGVCFTLAILALLGMILSSIIIHQMRRPNRPTVLLSVPGIFTPPPKYQELHNPLAY
- the LOC125882945 gene encoding CD63 antigen-like isoform X1 — its product is MAQVNTCLKHIFTAFNILFAIIGGLIIAFALLIQVLTNIHGGEGVGLEGRTSGLIGLYVVGAITMVIAILGAYGAHRESKVSLIVFLVCMVIGTLLMLRVGIPTAAIRPELEGIMETRARENLPLDQASEDVKTLVEELQKGLHCCGLFSYKDWEDNIPDSCMCNQEEQMEGKCEAVRYRVTLQRDYVYSQSCFPIISYYILLVADVMIGVCFTLAILALLGMILSSIIIHQMRHPDRPTVLLSVPAIFATPPPKYQELHNPPAY